The sequence below is a genomic window from Ipomoea triloba cultivar NCNSP0323 chromosome 10, ASM357664v1.
GTTATCAAGTTCCAGTGGAGAAGAATTGTATCCACAGCCTGTTAAAAGCTCCCGTATTGACATATCGGAGCCGGAAAATATTGCTCCTTTAGTGTCCGGAGCTGAAGCAGATGACACGGAAACGAGTTTACACCTTCGAGATGATCCACCATGGAGGAACCTACAGCTCATCATCTCTCTGCAGAATAAAGATATTTCTCCTTCAATGTCTGTGACGTTCCAGCTTATGTCTTTACTTCACTTTTAACTGTTTACATATGTGAACATGTACGTGTATATTTCTGCTTTATCTGCCTGATAAATAAGAAACTTCTTCAAGTGCAGGAAGGTGGAGCTTGCATTTCATTATGTGAAAACGAGGACAAGCGAGGGAGCGGTTGGAAATTCTGATAGCAGTGAAGAATCAGAATCGGTTAGCTTTCCCAGAGTACTTGTTTTCCTCAACAATTGGGTCCAGACAGTGATGATCTTGTCTGTAAAAACAATTAGCTCCGAGGGGAACAAAAATCAGTTGGAAATTGCTGCTTCATGTTTAGATGATAGATGCTGGCAGGTTTTCAGGTTCTGCTTGGAGGAATCAAAAAAGCTGCATGTTGCATTGAGTTTCTCAAGAGACTTCTTACGGGTTATTCAGTGCATTTCAAGGGATGCATTGTCACGTCTAAACGCTGCTTCTTTGTGCAAGGAATCAGGGCTGAGTGGGGAGGAGTTTGAGTTTTACAGTACGGTGCTTGACTGTATATCATTGGTCTTCACATCTCATATGGGAATTTCTAATGAAAATCTGGACTTATGGGTTTCAGTTATTAATACTGTTTTAGAACTCATCCAAAAGGTTTTTACCTTCAAGCTTGAGCACGCCAAGACTGGAATATTTGTCTTGCAATTATCCTATTATGTGCATGAGGCATTTGCAAAATTTCTAAGGGTACATCCAACACGTAAGAATGGCTTCCGGGACTTTGTTGATAAGCTTCTTGAGCCTCTGCTGCTTTTGTGGGATTTGTTGCATCTTCATACTTGTAAAAGCAGTCCCCACTTGATAAGAGATCTATTAAAGTTGATTGAAGAAGTTTTGTCTCATGGGTTGTTCCACCCAATGCACATCGAGGGGTTTTTTGATCTGCAGAGTACCGCAAGGTATAAAACAATCGATCATaaagacatggaaatccaaaaGGCAGCTATTAAAAGTTATCATAGGCACTTTTTTGATGCACTGGAGAAGACCATATCCAGGAAGAATGCATCAGCTATAGGTGGTTTAGGAGTGCTGCTTCGCTTGTTTATTAGTTGCATCAGTAAAAACAGGGGACTTTCAGTTGGCAAAGATGGTTATACTTCTGAAAGCTCTTCTAGGAGTTCCTTAGTTTCTGGAAAAAGTCATTGCACTTCTGGTCTGAATGCGGAAACAAGGAAGCTCTCTTTTGACTTTTTTGTACAGATCATGGAATATTTTTTATCAGAATTTAATACTTACTTGCAAGCTGAATTAGAGGATGGTGATATGCTTCTTGATGCTCATTGCAAACTCAGATCTGCCAATAAAATACTTTTTGCATTAATGCATGCAAGAGTCTATGCACGAACAGAGGATATCACTGAGGGGGCGTGTCTTAATTTCCTGCGACTAGTTTATGATAGGATTATATCACTTTCTTCCAAAATTATTAGTATAATACAAACACCATTTGCTTCAGATAAAAGTGAGGTGCTGGTTTTAATAGCAAAGGAGGTTGTTCATGCTGTACATTACTTGTTGGATATTGACTATGATGCTATTGGAGATAATCTTGAAAGGTTATGGAGAACAGTATTTTGTTTTACAGCTTTTAGCTACTCTTTGATGGATGTGCCTGATCAGAATATGCTAACTTCAGAGATACAAAAGCTAGGATGTAAGCTGGTCCACCTTTATAGTGAACTAAGACAGGTTTGCGAGTTTCTTTTCATCAGTTTGCACTTGAGTAATTCTAATATTGACAATTGAGAAAATACTAGGGCTTGTTAGTTACAAAATGTTATGTACTCCGTATGTTTTTGTATTTGTTAACCTTGGACAACAATGTTTTccattttctgttttctaagtTGGAAAAATTGCTGACtttgaacaaaacaaaaactgatttccattttctagaaaactggagAACTCGTTAGTTACTAAATGGGCCCCTAATGGTGCCTGAGTGACCATAAATGCTTTAAGGCATAAATGAAAGGTGAAATTCCCCCATAATATACAATTTGAACTGAATTAAATATGGAGGAATAGATAATcacattaaatttttatatttatgttttccaaaataaataaataaaagtttgaaGATAGACTGGCTCAATAGATAGAGTTATACTAGTGCAAatgtgcaattttttttatttttatttttgtttttaaaccTTGCGCTGAAATATTTTGGAGATCCTCACTATATATCCATTACCACTGTAGGTGAATACAGCCATTTTTTCACTGTGCAAAGCAGCTAGGGATATGGTATCATTTTCTCCTGACAGAAATATTCAAACATATAAAGCTTCATTTGCTAATCCATTCAGCATGTTTTTATGCTGCCCTGAGTTCAGGCTTTCTATTGGTAGTGCAATCAAGTCTGTACCAGAGGGGCAAGCTAGTGGATGCATTCGTGAGTTAATAGCTGATATTTCAGAATCCTTGGAGTGGATAAAAGCTGCATCTCTGTTTCCTGATAAAACTGaccaaagaaaacaaattccCCATATAAGTGGCTTGCAATGCTTTGATCTACAAATTGAACTGTTGGGAAGAAGTTTATCTGAAGTGTATGCCCTAATTCTTGACTCATTGACAGTCACCACTGGAAATAGCTCTCTTGTCAGCATTTCTGTAAAGGATTTGATGGCACTTATAGGCACTAATTTAAGCAGCCTGGTATCAGAAAAGGTGAATAGTGTTGATGACTTCTTGTCTGTTGTTCTGGGGAGGACCCTTGATAAGGGGACTGGATCAGGAGATTGGGTGATGTCAACACACTGGATTTTAGTCTTCTTCTTTCGTATATATTTATCAAGCCGAAGCTTACAACGACAATCAATCAGCCTGTTGGCCCCAAATATATCAAAAAAGATGTCAGGAAAAATGGGGGATTCCTTTACAGCTTACTCTGGAAGTGAGTGGCTAGAGAGTACTGGTTTGATAGATGAAGGCTATTTTTCTTGGATTATTAAACCTTCAGCTCCTCTTCTTGCTgttataaatattgtttcaGATGTTTATCTTCGAGATGCTGTGACTGATTGCTCTCCCCTTATTTATGTAATGAATGCCATGGCTCTCCAGAGGCTTGTTGATTTAAATCGGCAGATAAGATCCATTGATTATTTGCTTTTGAAGAATGATAATCTCACACATTCCAAGATTGTAGATGATGCTGGTTTGTCATTCTCCTGCAAAGATACCCGTAAATGGAAGATGCTCGTCTCAGATTTAAGGCATGAGGCTGCTAGTCTGACTAAATTCATAATGGGGTATTTAAAATTAGTGGCTAAAAATCAGTTGTACATCCCTTCATCAGACGATGCATCCTCTAAGGATATTTTTCTCCAGCACGCACATAAAATTGAAGCATGGGATCTTGCTATTGGCTCCTTGAATGAGAAGTCAGTGCCATCTGCTGTGTGGTGGATCCTTTGCcaaaatattgatgtttggtgtACTCATGCTAGCAAGAAGTACTTGAAAAAGTTcctgtcaattttagtccatagCTCTATTCCCTGTTTAAGCACTGAGCtgaatgaaaacaaaattcaCATTAAGAGAATGGCAACTACAAGGGAAGTCAATATAAGTCAGATCTCATTGGAAGTATTGGGGAATAGTGTTCTATATGAACAAAGGGTAAGATGACAGCCTGATTTTCAAGTTATTCATATTTTCcttttattcatttatactGATGCTTAAGCTTTGAAAGTTTGTCAGTATCATATGCCACAGATTATGTTGTTTCACTTGTTCATTTATACTGATGCTTAACCtgaatgaaaacaaaattcaCATTAAGAAAATGGCAACTCCAAGGGAAGTCAATATAAGTCAGATCTCATTGGAAGTATAGGGGAATAGTGTTCTATTAGAATTTTCTTGAACGTCTATAGAATGAGGTTAGAGGGACTAAATGCACACATGTAATGGCGCACTTTACCTTTTTTAAACAGTGTATTATCACAGAGATTTTGTTGGGAAACATAAGTGTTATTAATGTTCTAACTTCTCGTTACATAGTTTGTTCGCAGGAATATGACATCAATATTGTGCCAGACTCTAGAGAAGTCTGTGGCGTCACTGTTTTCTAGTTTGGGAGATGCCAATTTAGATTCTCCACCTGACTGGAGAAAGGTTGTGGATGCACTTGAAGATTCTTCAGCTATGGCTCTAAGAGACAAGAATAGGAAGAATACGCATTTGTTGTGGATTGAGGCACTCTCACATTTGTTTAACCTACCAGCTGAACAGTCTGAAAAGAAACTATCCCCTTTTCATAAAATAGAGTTTACTACTTGTCAGACTGTGCTCAATCTTTTGAGTTGGATACCAAAAGGATATCTGAGTTCAAAATCTTTTTCACGTTATGCGACCAGCATTCTCAACCTTGAATGGTATTCTCAACCTTCTTGATCTTCCCATATTGCCTATGCATTAGCGTCTTCCATAAGCAAGTGATGATGCCACTTTCCATTCCAGTTTGGGTAGATTGTAGTTTTATGtcatatatgttttaatttttgcaTCGTGTGTAAACACAAATTTGAATGGTTGGGTGACATTAGGATTCATTTGGTAAAAAAAACTATTGTCTGGAACTTTTGTTCTGGTAGTTTTGACTATAAGTAGAAGAACCCTGCATACCATTGTTCATTAATTCCTGAGAAATGGACTTGCATGTTTTTCTGCATATATACTGCCTACTAGATAAATTATTTCACACATGAATTATTTGCCATGTTGTTAGCTTTTATCTCTCTTTTTGGTGCTCTGCTGAAGATTTACTGAGAAGTTGACTTGCATGTTTCAGGCTTGTAGTGGGCAGCTTGTTAGGTTGGCCTGACTCACTAACTTCATTTGAATGTTGCGAGCTCCTAAAGCTGTTTGTGTCCTGCCGGAGAGCCTTTAAATATCTACTAATGGCATCATTTGAGGAGAGGGAAGGCTGTCAATCCACCCTTAGTCATGTGCTGTCAGATTTGTCATTTCCTTCCATATGGCTCATGAAGTCATTGGTTACTGTTATTGGGTTTGAAAATGCATTTTCAGAAGATTTTGCTTCTCAGGTGGAACACATGATGTTTTCCTTGATGGATCACACATCAAATGTGTTTTGGACTGTTGCTAAAGATCAGTTTGAATGTGCTATTCTCTCATTGACATCTGCTGAGAAGCATTGTGATGAAAGTCCTACTGCTATTGAACATCAAGACTCTGATCTAGATGAACATCAACCACCTCCCAGTTCCCCTTTTAATGAGGATGCATTGAAAAGTATTGCTGTACTAGCTGAAACCTTGAACGAACACATAAATAGGTCACTTGACTCCTTGAATGGATTTCTCAGTAAAAATAAGGAAGTTCTAGCTGTGTCTCAGGAGTTGAAAAAAGTATCATCCACAATATCCTGCTTCCAGGGCTTTCTGTGGGGCCTTGCTTCTGCATTGAATGATATGGATGCGGAAGATTGCTGTCTAAATACAACATTATCAAGGTTCAAAAGTGAATCTATGTTCAAAATTAAGTCTTGCATTGACAGGTGTACAGATTTCATAAATAATATTGTACATTTGTTGCTACTTGAAGGTGATCAGTTACATCAAAACTTGTCAAATGCCCAAGGTCCTACAACCACATTACCTGCTACTGATATAATGAATGAAGGGATTCAAACTTTTGTGTCAATGAACTCACAGCCTATTGGTGTGAGGGGTGACTCCAACTATTGTGGCTCTGGGAAAATGTCTCCCCAAATAAATACAGATTTAGAGGCTCTATTGGCCAGAGTTGGCACTGAACAAAGATGTGTAAGGAAACCTTTACTGCAGGCTCTTCTGAAGGGAGAAAATGCTGAAGCAGCATTTTGTCTGAGACAGCTGTTCCTTGCTTCCTCAGCTGTCTTGAGACTAAACTTGTGGATCAACCATACTGCTTTATCATGGAGCTTGATTCCTTACTTAATTCAGATTTCAGAATCTTTGCTTTTGGAATTTGCTAGTGATGTTGGGGTAGTGCAACCATTTTCTCTTGTTTGCTTATATGGTGTTGTAAAATTTCTTGAAGAATTAGGAAAATACTTCCCTTTGCTGAATCCTTCATCTTCAAGGAATTTATACATCAAGGTAATAGACTTGCACTTGAGGGCAATAGGAAAATGCATATGTCTACAGGGCAAGGGAGTTACTCTAGCAACAGAAGAGACAGAATCAAGTTCTAAGATGCTGAATTTTCGTGTAGAATTTGATCCAATGGAATCCCACTGGACATACAACTTGGGTGAATTAAAATCTCAATTAAGGGGCTCATTCAGAACTTTTGTTGGAAAAGCATCTGAATTGCATTTATTATCTGTAGTTCAGGCTATTGAGAGAGCAGTAGTTGGGGTGCAGGAAGGCTGCATGGTAAATTATGAAGTATGTACTAGAATTTCAGATGGGGGAATGGTTTCCTCAAATGTTGCTGCTGGCATTGAATGTTTGAATTTGGTTCTTGAATCAGCAACAGGTATCCTTCATTACTCAATTTcatttattgaattaaaaaaagaaagaaatgcaATTAGCTAGTGATTCTGAATCCCTCTAGGAATGACACCCTTCACTTTTCGACTTCCATTTCTTAGTATTTTCCACAGTTTCCTTCAGGTTGCTTTGTAGATGCTAACTTTTGAGCTCCAGTAATTCTAAATATCTCTGCTTAATGCAATACATCTGCATTGGCAATTGGCTTATAACTTGAATACTGGAACCTTTAGATATTACACacgtatacatttatatttatgtatggaTGTAGATATGTTCATACTTTTAAAGCTTTTGATTTAAATCTACAATCTCTAGCTATTGAATGCATCAATTCGCTTGATAAAGTTTTtgattttgtttatttcttatTGAGTTGTTGCTGGTTGATAATAAAGCTAGAAAACAGTAGATTCTTGAAACATTGCCTAGCCATTAGATAGATAAGTATAAAATTGAGCTTAGCAAATTACACATAGGTTCAGCAAAGTCAAttattctaaattttttatCCCATCCCTTTTTGGGATCACACACCATTTCATGGTAACACTGCTAGTCATTATATGAGGCTTGAATTATCACCATATTTTTGAGGTCATAATGTAACCTGTTTCATTTTGTAGGACGCAAGCGCTTAGCCTTGGTTAAAAGGCATATCCAGAGCTTGGTTTCATGTCTAATAAATGTAGTCCTGCACTTGCAAGGCAGGAATGTATTCTGTATGAGTGTTGATTCTAGCGATTGTTTTGCTCATCCAGATTCTGGATATGtcattcttttgtgcattgagGTTCTGATAAAGATTTGTGCCAAGCGTGCCTTTTTTCAACTGGAGAAATGCCATATTGCACAGTTATTGCGTCTTCCTGCTGCAATATTTCAGAATCTTTTTCAGCTTAAAGAATTTCCAAGAGTTTCTACTGTTGGAGTAATTGATGAATCTTCTAGAAGGGACAGCAGCTATGCCATCTATCAACAGTTTCTCTTGAAGCTATATGCTGGTTGTTGCCAACTATTGTGTACTGTTCTTAAGCATCACAAGAGGTACTCTATATTCTCCCATTCTTGGTTTATGTCAAAAGCAAGAAGTTTTAATCATGTAaaagactcttttttttttctactcaATATTTATGCCTCTTTTTCTCCCCCTCACCCTAATTATAACAGTTTCTTTGCCCTAATTACTTTGACTTTCTGTAATTTTGTAGTGAGACTCAGTGCTGCATTGCTCTCCTTGATGATTCAGTTAGCAAACTTCTTCATTGCCTGGAGATGGACACTGATTCCACTgttttgggaagtcattttatAAGGGAAGTACAAGATGGAGTAAAGTGTGCCGGTTTTCTGAGAAGAATTTATGAGGAGGTAGGAATGGGATTTTTACTATTGCATGCCATCAAGAACTAAACTGAGTATTGTTTATGCATATGAGCAAAAATGTTTTCCTAGATTTTGGGTAAATGGACATAAAAGTGATTTGGATGTTCAACTCCTCAGTATATAAATGTTACAAGTAATATCCTTGTTGCTGACCAATGCCTTTGAGATTCATAGTCATTTTACTGTTCTGCAGGTTAGGCAACAAAAGGATGTTTACAACCGCAACAGCTTTCAGTTCTTGTCTGCATATATATGGGTTTATTGTGGATATGGTCCACAGAAAGCTGGCATAAGAAGGTTGGTGTTAACAGCCTTGAcaaatttttttccaattctCATAACAAGTAGTGGTTTCTATTTGAGTTTGTTCACTAAAAGCTCTTGCATTTATACTCAATTTGCAGGGAAATAGATGAAGCTTTAAGACCTGGTATATTTGCCCTAATTGATATCTGTTCAACagaagatcttcaatatctTCATACCGTATTTGGAGGTATACTCCCCTCCACACCCAAAAATCTATAGGGATTACTATTGCCTAGTGCCTAAAACTTTGTTCACTACTGTCTTGCAGAGGGTCCATGCAGAAGTGTCCTGGCATCTTTGCAACAGGATTACAAGCTGAATTTCCAATATGAAGGGAAGGTGTGAGTCCTTATGGAACCTTTGGATCGTCCCCCAAGTGGGGGGATCGCATCTACGAAAGCGCTAGGTACTGGTTCCTTCATATAAAAGCCACTCTAGATGAATCAACAGTACAACTGTGAGCTTGTTGTCCACTGACACACTTTGAAGTTGGCAGCCTATTGCCAATACATAATACCATTCTTCAAATAGGGCTTTCACCACCCTTTGTTGAGTCCGTCCTTATAGGTTGTACACAATTGAAAAAGAATGCATAGAATACTACTTCCCTTTTTTGGTTTTCCAGTAGTAGTGAACTGAAGAACTACTCGAGTAGCCAAATGGGTGGTAAATTTTGTCCCGTTGTTTGATAATGTTTAATTTtcggctaaagtgtcatcccgcaccctGAACCATAAGCGATTCTTCATACCGCACCATGTACTTTaataagtgattattcgatCCATAAACCACTAAATTTTTTTCGCCTAGAACTTTTTGTAGGTTTTCAagttactatgatgacatggcGTAGGTTATTAGTTGATGTGGcttattgattttaattaaaaataaaacataccaGAGATGGAATTCACGTAagcatttttcaattaaaaaaaaaaaactaaaaaacaaagtaAGAATTGGGAGCAACGACGCCACTCTGGCTCAACAACATCGCCACCCTCGACGGCGACTCCAACCAGCGACTCACTCCCGACTTTCTGCGAGCCCTCATAGCCCGCGCTGCCATGAGCGGCACGTGCAAGCTTCTCGCCGGCATGACTGACCTCTACCCCGGCTTCAACCTCAACATGAACACCCACAGATTCTCAATCATAAAGCTCACCAACTGCAAAATCTCGAATCAATCCTTCTCCTAATCGACGAGGACGCCGACTTCACCTCCAACAACCTCGTCTGCACGGGGTAAACAACTAAACACAAATATCTATTTTATCTACCTATGGATTCTGTACGACAAGGTGGTCACGTTCCTTCCTAGAGAGAAGACAATGTTGTTGTTTGTGCTCACCTGGAAAGGCTATGAACCATACGAGGCCCAGTTGTTAATATTTATGTCCCCAAGGATAGNTCTTGAGATGCATGTACTTGAAAGCCCTGCAAGAGAACCTTGCATTTTGACCACTCTAGCTCGAAGTGATCCCCCAGCCCTTGAAGAAGCTCTAGAGAGGGTAAAGGTCCTCCGAGAAATGGAGTTATCATATTCAAATGATCCCAGGAAAACACACTATCCTTCTAATAAGGAAGCTATGAAACATCTTTGATTGTTATCTGATTCTGAGGCTGTTTTTGAGTCAGCTTTAGGTCTTTATGATTTGAATCTTGCTGCTATGGTTGCCCTTAATTCTCAAAAGGATCCAAAAGAATTTCTTCCATATCTTCCAGAGCGTCTCCATGACTCTCGGAGAGCTTCTGCACCGTCGGAGACTCCGCCGGGAAAAAACCTAACAACGGCGGCGCCGCTAATGATCATTGTGTTCTCCAACTCTACTTGGACTTCCGAGCTTCAGCTATGAACGCCGCCGCGTACTTGTGCGGCCCATCGGAAACCTCCTCAAGGAGCTATCGACCAAGTGCGAGATAGAAACCTCCTCAAGAAAAGTCAAGTTGAAATGAGTGCCATgtcatatttttaatatctatttAAACAAGTTAATGAAAAATACTTCCACATCGGCAAATGGAAACCTGTAACTTGATGGAAACCTGCAAAAAGTTCTAGGCGAAAAAAATTTAGTGGTTTGTGGatcgaataatcacttatgaaagtacagggtgcggcatgaagaatcgcttatagttcatggtgccggatgacactttagccttaattttctttaatgcTTCCACCAGTGTTTCGATCTTGCGGCCATCCATTTAGTATCTGACAAGATCCATTTAGTATCCTTCAATTCATATTAAGGAAACTTCCAAGTTACATTAAATCTtatttattcactttttttttttttaaatgtttttataaattgttttttttatataatgacATGGGAAATGATGATATGCAATGACATTGGGACAAGAGAGTGTTGTATGGGTGGGGTCCACACGGTTAGAGATATCAGGTGTTACAGAAGCCTGTGCTGTGAATTTTAGGTTTAGCTATAAAAGTGCTGGGCTTTAGTTCCTAGTGGAGTTTTAGAGAATGAGTGAGTAGCGATGACGTACTACTACGATCCTTACAGAAGAAGCGCGGCGTCGTCTTTCCTGGACGCCTTTTCTCTGAATCCTCTCCCGTACCCGGTTCTTCTAATCCTAGCAGTGATCGGCATCTTTCTGGGTCTCCAATGGTACGTGTCGTACGAGGAAGTGGTGGAGTCCGCGGAGGAAGGGTTTGGTTGGTTGCTACTGGTGGTGCCGCTGGTGTTGATACTAGCCGTGCGGTGGCTGTCGAGTATGGAGACTCCGGAGTGGCTGTTCTGGGGGTCGTCGCCGTGGGACCGCCGTAGGAAGATGATGTATTTCGGGTCGTCTTCAGAAGGAAGCTCGCCCTGGGGCGTGGCTGCGTTGATCATCTTGTTACTCTTCTTGCTCCAGTTCCAGTCTACTTTTCTTGATATGTGGTCTCTGTAGCTTCCTTTTGGATATGTAAACTTATCTTTGTTTAAAACAGCTCATCAGTGTGTGCTTTCTTTGAATTTTAGTTATACATAGCAAAATGATATTGTGCGAGTGAACTACTGTTCATATTTCATA
It includes:
- the LOC116032214 gene encoding uncharacterized protein LOC116032214, which translates into the protein MADYQSERTKKMKKTKKRKLSSSSGEELYPQPVKSSRIDISEPENIAPLVSGAEADDTETSLHLRDDPPWRNLQLIISLQNKDISPSMKVELAFHYVKTRTSEGAVGNSDSSEESESVSFPRVLVFLNNWVQTVMILSVKTISSEGNKNQLEIAASCLDDRCWQVFRFCLEESKKLHVALSFSRDFLRVIQCISRDALSRLNAASLCKESGLSGEEFEFYSTVLDCISLVFTSHMGISNENLDLWVSVINTVLELIQKVFTFKLEHAKTGIFVLQLSYYVHEAFAKFLRVHPTRKNGFRDFVDKLLEPLLLLWDLLHLHTCKSSPHLIRDLLKLIEEVLSHGLFHPMHIEGFFDLQSTARYKTIDHKDMEIQKAAIKSYHRHFFDALEKTISRKNASAIGGLGVLLRLFISCISKNRGLSVGKDGYTSESSSRSSLVSGKSHCTSGLNAETRKLSFDFFVQIMEYFLSEFNTYLQAELEDGDMLLDAHCKLRSANKILFALMHARVYARTEDITEGACLNFLRLVYDRIISLSSKIISIIQTPFASDKSEVLVLIAKEVVHAVHYLLDIDYDAIGDNLERLWRTVFCFTAFSYSLMDVPDQNMLTSEIQKLGCKLVHLYSELRQVNTAIFSLCKAARDMVSFSPDRNIQTYKASFANPFSMFLCCPEFRLSIGSAIKSVPEGQASGCIRELIADISESLEWIKAASLFPDKTDQRKQIPHISGLQCFDLQIELLGRSLSEVYALILDSLTVTTGNSSLVSISVKDLMALIGTNLSSLVSEKVNSVDDFLSVVLGRTLDKGTGSGDWVMSTHWILVFFFRIYLSSRSLQRQSISLLAPNISKKMSGKMGDSFTAYSGSEWLESTGLIDEGYFSWIIKPSAPLLAVINIVSDVYLRDAVTDCSPLIYVMNAMALQRLVDLNRQIRSIDYLLLKNDNLTHSKIVDDAGLSFSCKDTRKWKMLVSDLRHEAASLTKFIMGYLKLVAKNQLYIPSSDDASSKDIFLQHAHKIEAWDLAIGSLNEKSVPSAVWWILCQNIDVWCTHASKKYLKKFLSILVHSSIPCLSTELNENKIHIKRMATTREVNISQISLEVLGNSVLYEQRFVRRNMTSILCQTLEKSVASLFSSLGDANLDSPPDWRKVVDALEDSSAMALRDKNRKNTHLLWIEALSHLFNLPAEQSEKKLSPFHKIEFTTCQTVLNLLSWIPKGYLSSKSFSRYATSILNLEWLVVGSLLGWPDSLTSFECCELLKLFVSCRRAFKYLLMASFEEREGCQSTLSHVLSDLSFPSIWLMKSLVTVIGFENAFSEDFASQVEHMMFSLMDHTSNVFWTVAKDQFECAILSLTSAEKHCDESPTAIEHQDSDLDEHQPPPSSPFNEDALKSIAVLAETLNEHINRSLDSLNGFLSKNKEVLAVSQELKKVSSTISCFQGFLWGLASALNDMDAEDCCLNTTLSRFKSESMFKIKSCIDRCTDFINNIVHLLLLEGDQLHQNLSNAQGPTTTLPATDIMNEGIQTFVSMNSQPIGVRGDSNYCGSGKMSPQINTDLEALLARVGTEQRCVRKPLLQALLKGENAEAAFCLRQLFLASSAVLRLNLWINHTALSWSLIPYLIQISESLLLEFASDVGVVQPFSLVCLYGVVKFLEELGKYFPLLNPSSSRNLYIKVIDLHLRAIGKCICLQGKGVTLATEETESSSKMLNFRVEFDPMESHWTYNLGELKSQLRGSFRTFVGKASELHLLSVVQAIERAVVGVQEGCMVNYEVCTRISDGGMVSSNVAAGIECLNLVLESATGRKRLALVKRHIQSLVSCLINVVLHLQGRNVFCMSVDSSDCFAHPDSGYVILLCIEVLIKICAKRAFFQLEKCHIAQLLRLPAAIFQNLFQLKEFPRVSTVGVIDESSRRDSSYAIYQQFLLKLYAGCCQLLCTVLKHHKSETQCCIALLDDSVSKLLHCLEMDTDSTVLGSHFIREVQDGVKCAGFLRRIYEEVRQQKDVYNRNSFQFLSAYIWVYCGYGPQKAGIRREIDEALRPGIFALIDICSTEDLQYLHTVFGEGPCRSVLASLQQDYKLNFQYEGKV
- the LOC116032216 gene encoding uncharacterized protein LOC116032216; the protein is MTYYYDPYRRSAASSFLDAFSLNPLPYPVLLILAVIGIFLGLQWYVSYEEVVESAEEGFGWLLLVVPLVLILAVRWLSSMETPEWLFWGSSPWDRRRKMMYFGSSSEGSSPWGVAALIILLLFLLQFQSTFLDMWSL